From a region of the Buteo buteo chromosome 7, bButBut1.hap1.1, whole genome shotgun sequence genome:
- the SPHKAP gene encoding A-kinase anchor protein SPHKAP — MHEVPEHQGSSTNSSASSLGSSVTACKKILCSNSLLESTDYWLQNQRTPCQIGFLEDKSESNCASVCFVNLDANRDDCSDEQVKQRLISVSPNLPKLISSMNVQPPKENEIVLLSGLASGNLQADYEVPQCPWLADVCLVQCARGDRKNSASCIIFEINKFLIGLELVQERQLQIEAHVLKPEDDTNCSVSSIEEDFLTASEHLEDDNEGDEYKSGHEKVSVSEASSDVKKNKGKGFENLHYRKARLPFILEGNCINKDNAATRVSEAVNVVAEDAILQPEDKSDQEILWQKELARRATSSFSTTNLTGEVEISCSAHTLEDGPLTKMAKEELGPLYDPTAKHSSKTDGEDCASIRKTDPPSQNEQATTGQYATNLAESVLQDAFIRLSQSQPTFSEEAAVSISVGSSCKSEDVSAYQSWNELPKIVIVQSPDSSENISDWPGSAFPNLCHWTESGSSAEVSDYFEEEHSNGHGQSALEVALACAATVIGTISSPQAAEKFRADQEATDSKSGVVDSEDLHTASSQLLDDCASTEYSFPSALCGMTQVASAVAVCGLGETKEEKYPATSSGLLSAAQTSAAITLHCSIAIGSSMEKLNDTIAEALLKEASIILTKPNTYKNVGHFMETINGKIIETAARPRIPHTDEVIRDELAQNLSNIILRHSIEEVRKKRQLHPCSENSSSTQDIFMDTANKLLFNIMYFTFKKMNDIRQVEECSPLFSEGTKVEKVTRAEGWSTQATACETSHSPVDHSAVQPFSTSYSTRASKDLGNVTNTRKSNVKDVNSKESATLNSEPTSRATGHNTLVAKTSPKKRYLKRTTRDCYKSPNQSNNHHQKKDYRSFSDRENTFANNECRHGVQEQLSSSATINAENQAKHKCDAVLNNDVQVSLSLLGNHVLLPSQPVLQVKHSRDKYCITDFAEELAETVVSMATEIAAICLENSNGKQPWFCAWKRGNEYLVTQSLSCRTMKRKKETHANGSVVRKHRAPRLSEIKRKTDEHPELKERLMNRVVDESINLEDTPDSVSIFANEVAAKIMNLTELSMVDSIWQGPNHPRNRLHCERWSRAKASSCESIPEEDSDSKASFNTLGLMNTFGQPVSQTSSVSKQSSCESITDEFSRFMVNQMENEGRGFDLLLDYYAGKNANNILTSALEQVAKKNGHLNVRPSCPSKQSSTESITEEFYRYMLREIEKENKDNISSPQNSKDWCGNLLPPSLRSPFCFRQSSVPDSRSSGSRLTVNVPVKANSLDGFAHHHQDSLSVQPVSTVASSGLCKSDSCLYQRCKTDQITDMLIHETWASSIESLMRKNKIIADEAEAAEADQFHSDSPPHVEQYANRLAANIVESGKNLTVVQQDSFDYTSQAHVLESKHPQRATRIQSKPKRDGVNLDEKKEHTKSPGCLPAGQHREVPLIQIETDQRDETGKDLESLTSCGPSEKEHQNKEKPPEAFGGKHMVSSSLQNSNSPQSRPDAEIIGETKTAEEFPNHLSSSEESTGSWSQLANDEDNPDDTSSYLQLSERSLSNGNSSTTSSLGIMDLEIYQENVPSSPIINELVEEKVFLKEQTENTEESTSGLSVGTANCQKDLLVINFDLEPECPDAELRATLQWIAASELGIPTIYFKKSQENRIEKFLDVVQLVQRKSWKVGDIFHAVVQYCKLSEEGREMTPSLFDWLLELG, encoded by the exons GTTTGTTTTGTGAATTTAGATGCAAACAGAGATGACTGCAGCGATGAGCAAGTGAAACAG AGGTTGATCAGCGTCTCTCCAAATCTCCCCAAACTCATCAGTTCGATGAACGTACAGCCaccaaaggaaaatgaaatagtcCTGCTGAGTGGATTAGCATCAGGAAACCTTCAGGCTGATTATGAAGTTCCCCAG TGTCCTTGGCTGGCAGATGTCTGCTTGGTTCAATGTGCAAGGGGGGACAGGAAAAACAGCGCAAGCTGCATcatttttgaaataaacaagTTTCTGATTGGACTTGAGCTCGTTCAGGAAAGGCAGCTGCAGATAGAAGCGCATGTCTTAAAGCCTGAGGATGACACAAACTGCTCAGTGTCTTCAATAGAAGAAGATTTCCTCACAGCATCTGAGCACCTTGAGGATGACAACGAGGGTGATGAATATAAATCTG gtCATGAAAAAGTAAGTGTTTCAGAAGCATCTTCAGatgtcaaaaaaaataaaggaaagggATTTGAAAATCTCCACTATAGAAAAGCCAGGTTGCCATTCATTCTTGAAGGGAACTGCATTAATAAAGATAATGCAGCTACTAGAGTCTCTGAAGCTGTGAATGTTGTGGCTGAAGATGCCATCTTACAACCTGAAGATAAGTCAGACCAGGAAATACTCTGGCAGAAGGAATTAGCTCGAAGAGCTACTTCATCCTTTAGTACTACTAATTTGACTGGCGAGGTTGAAATTTCCTGCTCAGCACACACGTTAGAAGATGGACCTTTAACCAAAATGGCTAAAGAGGAGCTGGGGCCTCTGTATGAcccaacagcaaaacacagcagtaaGACAGATGGAGAGGATTGTGCAAGTATCAGGAAAACTGATCCTCCCTCGCAAAATGAGCAGGCAACTACAGGTCAGTATGCCACCAATTTAGCAGAATCTGTTCTGCAAGATGCGTTCATTAGACTATCACAGTCTCAACCCACTTTTAGTGAGGAGGCTGCAGTCAGCATCTCCGTAGGAAGCTCCTGTAAGTCAGAAGACGTATCTGCTTACCAATCGTGGAATGAACTTCCAAAGATCGTCATAGTGCAAAGTCCAGACAGTTCTGAGAATATATCTGACTGGCCAGGGTCTGCGTTCCCCAACCTGTGCCACTGGACTGAATCAGGAAGTTCTGCTGAAGTTTCGGATTACTTTGAGGAAGAACATTCAAACGGACACGGCCAGAGCGCACTGGAAGTGGCCCTGGCTTGTGCAGCCACTGTTATTGGAACCATTTCCAGTCCCCAGGCTGCAGAAAAATTCAGAGCGGATCAAGAAGCCACAGACTCTAAAAGCGGAGTGGTTGATAGTGAGGACCTACACACAGCATCTTCACAGCTACTTGATGACTGTGCTAGCACAGAGTATTCATTTCCATCTGCACTGTGTGGCATGACTCAAGTAGCGAGTGCTGTAGCTGTCTGTGGTCTGGGGgaaacaaaggaagagaagtaCCCTGCAACTTCGAGCGGACTTCTGTCTGCTGCTCAGACTTCTGCAGCCATTACTCTTCATTGTAGCATAGCTATAGGAAGCAGCATGGAGAAGCTAAACGATACCATCGCAGAAGCACTTCTCAAAGAGGCATCAATAATTTTGACAAAACCCAACACATACAAAAACGTAGGACATTTTATGGAaacaataaatggaaaaattattgAAACAGCAGCAAGGCCACGGATTCCACACACTGATGAAGTAATCAGGGATGAACTTGCACAAAACTTATCCAATATTATTCTACGACATTCTATTGAAGAGGTTAGGAAGAAGAGACAGCTACACCCCTGTTCAGAAAACAGCTCAAGTACACAAGACATTTTCATGGACACTGCAAACAAGTTGCTTTTTAACATAATGTATTTCACTTTCAAGAAGATGAATGACATAAGACAAGTTGAAGAGTGTTCTCCCCTCTTTTCTGAGGGCACAAAAGTAGAGAAAGTAACAAGAGCAGAAGGATGGTCAACACAAGCAACTGCATGTGAAACTTCACACAGCCCCGTTGATCACTCTGCTGTTCAGCCATTTAGTACATCCTACAGCACTAGGGCTAGCAAAGATCTTGGAAATGTCACAAACACTAGGAAAAGTAATGTGAAAGATGTAAATAGCAAGGAAAGTGCCACACTGAATTCAGAACCAACAAGTAGAGCTACAGGGCATAACACACTTGTTGCAAAAACATCTCCCAAGAAAAGATACCTGAAAAGAACCACACGAGACTGTTACAAATCCCCAAATCAGAGTAACAATCATCATCAGAAGAAAGACTACAGATCATTTTCAGACAGAGAAAATACCTTTGCAAACAATGAATGCAGGCATGGTGTTCAAGAACAGCTGTCTTCCAGTGCCACCATAAACGCAGAAAACCAGGCCAAGCATAAGTGTGATGCTGTGCTAAATAATGATGTTCAGGTTAGCTTGTCTTTATTAGGAAATCATGTCTTGCTTCCTTCTCAGCCTGTGCTACAGGTGAAACATTCAAGGGACAAATATTGTATAACAGATTTTGCAGAAGAATTGGCAGAAACAGTTGTCTCCATGGCAACAGAAATAGCTGCCATTTGTCTTGAAAATTCAAATGGAAAGCAACCCTGGTTCTGTGCATGGAAGAGAGGCAATGAATATCTGGTGACCCAGAGCTTATCATGCAGAaccatgaaaaggaaaaaggaaaccCATGCTAATGGTTCAGTTGTTCGGAAGCACAGGGCGCCTAGACTTAgtgagataaaaagaaaaacagatgagcACCCTGAGCTAAAGGAAAGGTTGATGAATCGAGTAGTAGATGAATCCATAAACCTTGAGGACACACCAGATTCAGTCAGTATCTTTGCAAATGAAGTGGCTGCCAAGATCATGAACCTCACCGAACTCTCCATGGTTGATAGCATCTGGCAAGGTCCAAACCACCCCAGGAATAGGCTGCACTGTGAAAGATGGAGCCGAGCCAAGGCCTCAAGCTGTGAGAGCATACCAGAGGAGGACTCGGATTCGAAAGCCTCTTTCAACACCCTAGGCCTAATGAACACCTTTGGTCAGCCTGTGAGCCAGACAAGTTCTGTCTCAAAGCAGTCTAGTTGTGAAAGTATTACAGATGAATTTTCAAGATTTATGGTGAACCAGAtggaaaatgaaggaagaggTTTTGATTTATTACTGGATTACtatgcaggaaaaaatgcaaacaacatCTTAACTTCTGCTTTGGAACAGGTAGCCAAGAAAAATGGTCACCTTAATGTAAGACCAAGTTGCCCATCCAAACAGTCCAGCACAGAAAGTATAACAGAAGAATTTTATAGGTATATGCtaagagaaatagaaaaggaaaataaagataacATATCTTCACCTCAGAATTCAAAGGACTGGTGTGGCAATTTGCTGCCACCCTCTCTACGATCACCTTTTTGCTTTAGGCAATCGTCAGTGCCTGACAGCAGATCATCAGGCTCTAGGCTAACAGTTAATGTCCCAGTTAAGGCAAATTCATTAGATGGATTTGCCCACCATCACCAAGATTCCTTAAGTGTACAGCCAGTCAGTACTGTGGCTTCTTCAGGTCTTTGCAAGTCTGACTCATGCCTGTACCAAAGATGCAAGACTGACCAGATAACAGATATGTTGATTCATGAGACGTGGGCAAGTTCTATTGAATCTCTAATGCGCAAGAACAAAATCATAGCAGATGaggcagaggctgcagaggcAGACCAATTTCACAGTGATTCCCCACCACATGTGGAACAATATGCAAACAGACTGGCTGCAAATATTGTCGAAAGTGGTAAAAATTTAACTGTTGTCCAGCAGGATTCCTTTGATTATACAAGCCAAGCTCATGTGCTGGAAAGCAAACACCCCCAAAGGGCAACTCGGATTCAATCAAAACCCAAAAGGGATGGAGTAAATTTGGATGAGAAAAAAGAGCATACAAAGAGCCCTGGATGCCTCCCTGCAGGTCAGCACAGGGAAGTGCCTTTAATTCAGATAGAAACTGATCAACGAGATGAGACAGGTAAAGACCTGGAGTCCTTAACTTCATGTGGCCCTTCTGAAAAGGAGCATCAAAACAAAGAGAAGCCTCCAGAAGCTTTTGGTGGGAAACACATGGTTTCCAGTTCCCTGCAAAATAG CAACAGTCCTCAGAGCAGACCAGATGCTGAAATCATAGGAGAGACAAAAACAGCTGAAGAATTTCCAAACCATCTCAGCAGCAGTGAAGAAAGCACTGGCAGCTGGTCCCAGCTAGCTAACGATGAGGACAATCCTGATGACACGAGTAGCTACTTACAACTCAGCGAGCGATCCCTGAG CAATGGCAACAGCAGTACAACTAGCAGTCTTGGCATTATGGACCTGGAAATTTATCAGGAGAACGTGCCATCTTCTCCTATCATTAA TGAATTAGTAGAAGAAAAGGTTTTCCTtaaagaacagacagaaaatacagagg aaagtaCTTCTGGGCTTTCAGTGGGAACAGCTAATTGTCAAAAAGACCTGCTGGTGATAAACTTTGATCTGGAACCAGAGTGCCCCGATGCGGAGCTGCGAGCCACCCTGCAGTGGATAGCCGCTTCTGAACTTGGAATTCCAACCATCTATTTTAAGAAATCTCAGGAAAACAGAATTGAAAAG